Genomic window (Vitis riparia cultivar Riparia Gloire de Montpellier isolate 1030 chromosome 4, EGFV_Vit.rip_1.0, whole genome shotgun sequence):
TTCCAGCAGACATAATATACTGCAGCAGCTTGGTCAATCCATTTACAAGTATCCCAAAATCCTGAATTATTTCACTACTAATTAATGAGGTGATGATTAATAGACGAATTCTAGATTCATCCTCtacaaatcatcaaattaacctGTTCTAGTAGTAGCATGCTCTGACCCAGTCACAATGTGAGCATAAGCATGCTTAGAGCTTGGACTTCAACCAGAGTTAGTTCTCATCTCTGACTTCTCCACCGTTTAACACATGAGTATGGGATGTGTTTGTGGTTGACCACATAATGTGGAGCACTAAGTCAAAAGCCAAGCTCTGGTGATGTACTGATAATGATATGTAATGTACAATCAAATCACTACATTAGTGGGTGGGGCTTATCTGTATTTTTGCATAGCATACACCCATTATGGCTTTGAATATATGCAACTTCATAAAGCTTTACGGTGTATTTGGCAGCAATGATTCAATCTATGGGCATGCCACCCATGCTAATGGAGCCACCATGAAATCGAATAAATCTTGGATCACATATCAGATACTCTGTGATGAAATAGTTATCCTAAAGTCGGTTCACAGATCAACTAGAGAATTCCAGCCACTAATGGAGAAGCCCAAGTCACGATTATGATAATACTGGCTTGCTTTATCCTAATACGAGTGACAGAATAGTTATCTTCAAATGGTGTGGGGACAGCAAGAAATTGTTCAAATGGATGAATTTGCTGTAAAGCTTTTGTAGTCTAGCTTGCATCAGTAACATGCCTTTCCTTTTAAAATGATTATGATAAAGATGAAGGATGATTTGTTTAAGAGAGAATGTACAGAAAAACCGGCATTAGTCCTAAACAAAGCTACATCATAACATAGATTTGCAATTGGCAAACAACTCCATCTCAATCAGTGTGGGACTAACAAAATCTTAATAATGGCACTTCTTAGGCATTCACCATTAAAGCTCAAAGCTTCTGCATTTAGAATATGCTGACTGAGAGGACCATGTGCGTATAtgctttattttatattagtgGGAAGACCCCCTTCAGCTGCCGTAAACCTCCAAAACTCTGATTTTTACCAAGAGATAATGGCATTCATCATCTCCCACCAAAGGCATTCAAAGAAAAGGAGTGAAGAACAGGGAAGAAATCATTAGAACCCAAGATTGCATGATCTCAAGTGGGTGTCCCGTCTTGCATGCTTGTTAGTATAAATTGGACTGCCTATGGAGACCCCAAGAAACAACCATACAAGGGCTTTGGTGTTATAAGCGCTTTTGTGTTCTAAGCTCAGTAAGCCAGGATGAGGTCATTCTTGACATATGTGCTTCTGGTTTGTTCATGTTTGGATATTCCTGGAATTCTGGGGGATATTGGCACAGCAACGTCGTACGATCCTCCATACTTGCGTATGTAAAACATACCCTGCATTATACATTATCTAGTCTTTGGCTGTATATTACAAAGTTACATTATGTAATCAGATTTATGCCTAgttatattttactaagttgATAGGTAGCTGATGAAGTTAGTTATATGAGGAAGAAGCCAGGACACTGCATGTGATACGCAGGCCAAACCAACATTCCATGTGAGCACACATGTTCACCTGTATGGTTGTTGGCCACCTCTTGGACTGATCATCACATATAGTGCTTCCTGCTGAATGACCCACTCCCTAGTCCCTACCATCCAACTACTTTTTAACACTGTTTCATGATATGTTTTGCTGTCACTGTTTCATGCTATGTGTTGCTATCAGGTTTGTTCTTTACTTTGTACAGTAACATGGTTTTGAGTTGGctgattttcttttccttgttttcttgTATTAATGAAGCAACAAAATGCAAGGGCTACGACCAAAACCAATTCCCAGAAGGGGGACTGTTTGTTTCAGCAAGTGATGGGTTATGGGACAATGGAGCAGCCTGTGGCCGGAGATATCGGTTGCGGTGTATCAGTGGTCTAAGGCGACCATGCAAAGAAGGATCTATAGTTGTGCAGGTTGTTGATTTTTGTCAACACCGTCCCTGCCCAGCTACAATGGTTCTATCAAACAAAGCTTTTGATGCAATCTCAAGGATCCCAAGTGCCAAAATCAACATTGAATATGCACAgtaatgatttttcatttttcttattcgGATTCATAGATTTTGTACATACATACACTCAGTTCATTAAATATGAATGGCGTACTAATATAGATTTGCATGCTTGCAGGATTTGATTGGAATGCAGCAGAGGCAAATTCAAATGAGTACCATAACATTTGTTTCAGTTTCTTACCAAAGGACATAAAGATGAAATTGACTCACTTGAATACAGATCTGTGTAACTTAGTAAAGCAGAAACGAGGGATACCTTTCTACCTTTCTTCTGTTGTTAACTTGGAAAAAGAGAACTTTCCTCCATGATGTTCAGTTGCCCAATGATCATAGCTACAACATTGTCTTTCAAATTTgcagaaataataaatttccctctttccatttctcaattataaatcatattaaatttgaGTAGTTCAAAAGTTGCAACACTTTACACATAGACAAAATCAGGTAGATGTCCCAGATTTAGTGAATTCAGAGAACAGACAGCATCATTATGCTGATTGTATCAGAGATAAACTGGAAAAAAGAATtgctttttattatattaattcaaCCTCATATGAAACATGTTCAGTATTTATTCaagtaataaaagaaaaggcacATGAATAGAACAGCTAAACCTGTAGGAGAGAAGAAGAATGAGCATTATCAATACTTGAGGTATGGTATCAGTACAATAAGTTTACTTCTCAGCAGGTTGTTTGAGATTGTAAGGTTCTTGCATTATCATCCCTG
Coding sequences:
- the LOC117912549 gene encoding EG45-like domain containing protein isoform X2 translates to MICFAVTVSCYVLLSATKCKGYDQNQFPEGGLFVSASDGLWDNGAACGRRYRLRCISGLRRPCKEGSIVVQVVDFCQHRPCPATMVLSNKAFDAISRIPSAKINIEYAQI
- the LOC117912549 gene encoding EG45-like domain containing protein isoform X1, which translates into the protein MRSFLTYVLLVCSCLDIPGILGDIGTATSYDPPYLPTKCKGYDQNQFPEGGLFVSASDGLWDNGAACGRRYRLRCISGLRRPCKEGSIVVQVVDFCQHRPCPATMVLSNKAFDAISRIPSAKINIEYAQI